The proteins below come from a single Faecalibaculum rodentium genomic window:
- a CDS encoding type I phosphomannose isomerase catalytic subunit has product MKKEIVHISPYYEPRMWGGGTRLETEFHYHTDVKPLGEVYNVVALPGHADCEIQQLKMTLSELYTAAPDWFDCDTKELPIRVNILDPMDDLSIQLHPDDAFARTWNGGRGKPEAWVILDAPEDGQIQFGHYAKNRDEFVRMTENREWEKLLRYLHTPVGGFIDIPAGTLHAIGKGVLTYNISRNADLTLRLYDYDRIDPNTGTTRPIQPEAVYDNVNLPDRLIEFEMLPSSLEQGLKATRYWDEPGLYTLIRLECEDRGTFIHDRFCFLTAAKGEGTVNGIPVRQGETILVPAGMGALQICGNLDLFLASYRNREQN; this is encoded by the coding sequence ATGAAGAAAGAGATTGTGCACATCAGCCCGTATTATGAACCGAGGATGTGGGGTGGCGGAACCCGGCTGGAAACGGAGTTTCATTACCATACCGATGTAAAGCCCCTGGGAGAAGTCTACAATGTGGTGGCGCTGCCAGGACATGCAGACTGTGAAATACAGCAGCTGAAGATGACGCTGTCAGAGCTGTATACGGCTGCCCCGGACTGGTTTGACTGCGATACAAAGGAACTGCCCATTCGGGTCAACATCCTGGATCCCATGGACGATCTGTCCATTCAGCTGCATCCGGACGATGCCTTTGCCCGGACCTGGAACGGCGGCAGAGGAAAGCCGGAGGCCTGGGTGATTCTGGATGCACCGGAAGACGGGCAGATCCAGTTCGGGCATTACGCAAAGAACAGGGATGAATTTGTCCGGATGACGGAGAACCGGGAATGGGAGAAACTGCTGCGGTATCTGCATACACCGGTTGGCGGGTTCATTGACATTCCGGCGGGCACCCTCCATGCCATTGGCAAAGGCGTACTGACCTACAACATTTCCCGGAACGCAGATCTGACCCTTCGGCTGTACGACTATGACAGGATCGACCCGAATACCGGCACCACAAGACCGATCCAGCCGGAGGCCGTCTATGACAACGTGAATCTGCCGGACAGACTGATCGAGTTTGAGATGCTGCCCTCTTCTCTGGAACAGGGCCTGAAGGCCACCCGGTACTGGGATGAGCCGGGTCTGTATACCCTGATCCGGCTGGAGTGCGAAGACCGCGGAACCTTCATCCATGACCGGTTCTGTTTCCTGACAGCGGCAAAAGGAGAAGGGACTGTGAATGGTATTCCGGTCCGCCAGGGAGAGACTATTCTGGTCCCGGCAGGGATGGGTGCGCTTCAGATCTGCGGGAACCTGGATCTGTTTCTGGCCTCCTATCGGAACCGTGAGCAGAACTGA
- the cobA gene encoding uroporphyrinogen-III C-methyltransferase, translating to MKQDTVTEIRQEPGTVILAGAGCGGRELLTLQVLDLIRRADVIVYDDLISQDILDIDTDAEWIYAGKRKGLHSMTQEEINELLISLAQTHALVLRLKGGDPFVFGRGREEMRAVREAGICCQSAPGITSAIAVPERFDIPVTDRIHASSFTVITASRKSQGKPFGADAGWVAHQPGTLVILMGLSRLPEIVEELIRAGKDPRTPTAVISSAEISHSEMVRGELSEITGKAAALQPPAIILIGDVVKEARLPQDMAEKEKPQRFTVWTTFTDDLTARVRRRLPDTIRLIPVLEAAHERVESAKPRDLETDWIVLTSRRGAGFFLEDLKKQKLDLRKLPKIAVVGKATAEVLEEAGLYPDLVPETAETPELVRELKRAAEPGSRILLLRAREADHEMETALETDFRVMRKDLYEIRYSSRDLKRLPGPDLMAFASRSAVRAWKEPVPCPVLCISDITASQVHQDHPEASVLLADEISAAGLAETIIGLSQAESAVPEPGSAR from the coding sequence ATGAAACAGGACACAGTCACAGAAATCAGACAGGAGCCGGGAACGGTGATTCTGGCAGGAGCCGGATGCGGCGGCAGGGAACTGCTGACCCTGCAGGTGCTGGACCTGATCAGACGGGCAGACGTGATCGTCTATGACGACTTGATTTCGCAGGACATCCTGGATATCGATACGGATGCAGAGTGGATCTACGCGGGAAAACGCAAAGGCCTTCACAGCATGACACAGGAGGAAATCAACGAGCTCCTCATTTCCCTGGCCCAGACCCATGCGCTGGTTCTCCGTCTGAAAGGCGGCGATCCCTTTGTGTTCGGACGCGGACGGGAAGAAATGCGGGCTGTCCGGGAAGCGGGTATCTGTTGCCAGAGCGCACCGGGGATCACCAGTGCCATTGCGGTGCCGGAACGTTTTGACATCCCCGTCACGGACCGGATCCACGCCTCTTCCTTCACGGTGATCACGGCTTCCCGGAAAAGTCAGGGAAAGCCCTTCGGTGCTGATGCAGGGTGGGTAGCGCATCAGCCCGGCACCCTGGTGATCCTCATGGGCCTTTCCAGGCTTCCGGAAATCGTGGAGGAACTGATCCGGGCCGGAAAGGATCCCCGGACACCGACAGCGGTGATTTCCTCTGCGGAAATCAGCCATTCGGAGATGGTCAGGGGAGAACTGAGTGAAATCACGGGAAAAGCGGCGGCTTTGCAGCCGCCGGCAATCATCCTGATCGGGGATGTGGTGAAGGAAGCCCGGCTGCCGCAGGACATGGCGGAAAAAGAAAAGCCGCAGCGGTTTACAGTCTGGACCACGTTCACCGATGACCTGACAGCCCGGGTGCGCAGGCGGCTGCCTGACACGATCCGGCTGATTCCGGTACTGGAGGCTGCCCATGAAAGAGTGGAGTCTGCAAAACCCCGGGATCTGGAGACTGACTGGATCGTCCTGACCAGCCGTCGGGGCGCCGGATTTTTCCTGGAGGACCTGAAGAAACAGAAACTGGATCTGCGGAAACTGCCGAAGATCGCGGTGGTGGGCAAAGCCACAGCCGAGGTGCTGGAAGAAGCGGGACTCTACCCGGACCTGGTGCCGGAAACTGCCGAAACGCCGGAACTGGTCCGGGAGCTGAAAAGAGCAGCAGAACCCGGCAGCCGGATCCTGCTGCTGCGGGCGCGCGAAGCCGACCATGAGATGGAGACGGCCCTGGAAACGGACTTCCGGGTGATGCGGAAGGATCTTTACGAAATCCGCTACAGCAGCCGGGACCTGAAGCGGCTCCCCGGACCGGATCTGATGGCTTTCGCTTCCCGCAGCGCCGTCAGGGCCTGGAAGGAACCGGTTCCCTGTCCGGTGCTGTGCATCTCCGATATCACGGCTTCCCAGGTGCATCAGGATCACCCGGAAGCGTCTGTCCTGCTGGCAGATGAAATCAGTGCAGCGGGGCTCGCGGAAACGATCATCGGTCTGAGCCAGGCAGAATCAGCTGTTCCGGAGCCTGGATCTGCCAGATAA
- a CDS encoding YitT family protein, with protein sequence MNRNLIMKQAINTLRTLAGNLLLAVAVNVFIRSFSMTAGGSTGLALIISHYLPAISFSLATTIVSWSCFFLGLLFLGMKFALTTLISTIGYPLFVQLTGFLTTSQVTADPLVAAVAGGCLMGAGLGLIIQSGASSGGLDIPPIILHRKLGWNLTVTMWLADIAFLAIQSSFSPLTALLHGLILIACTYLVMNQILTIGTSAVQVLIVTAKSEEVRQLLEQDLDKGATLLHGKTAHAGRETDVILSVFERKELPALRQRVSDLDPGAFMVVSNVQEVRGLGFTGWKKIKAQDILLDE encoded by the coding sequence ATGAACCGCAACCTGATTATGAAGCAGGCCATCAACACGCTCCGGACCCTGGCCGGCAACCTGCTGCTGGCAGTGGCCGTCAATGTCTTCATCCGGTCCTTCAGCATGACCGCCGGCGGCAGCACCGGTCTGGCGCTGATCATTTCCCACTACCTGCCCGCCATCAGCTTCTCTCTTGCCACCACCATTGTCAGCTGGAGCTGCTTCTTTCTCGGCCTGCTGTTTCTGGGGATGAAGTTTGCGCTGACCACCCTGATTTCCACCATTGGCTATCCGCTGTTTGTGCAGCTGACGGGATTTCTCACCACTTCCCAGGTGACCGCCGATCCCCTGGTGGCTGCGGTTGCCGGCGGCTGTCTCATGGGAGCGGGTCTGGGGCTGATCATTCAGTCCGGTGCCAGTTCCGGGGGCCTGGATATTCCGCCCATCATTCTCCACCGGAAACTCGGCTGGAACCTCACCGTGACGATGTGGCTCGCCGACATTGCCTTCCTGGCCATTCAGTCTTCCTTTTCTCCGCTGACAGCGCTCCTCCATGGCCTGATCCTCATTGCCTGCACGTACCTGGTCATGAATCAGATCCTGACCATCGGCACATCCGCGGTGCAGGTGCTGATCGTGACAGCGAAATCAGAAGAAGTGCGGCAGCTGCTGGAACAGGACCTGGACAAAGGCGCCACGCTGCTGCATGGAAAAACCGCCCATGCGGGGCGGGAAACGGATGTGATCCTGTCGGTATTCGAACGCAAGGAACTTCCCGCACTGCGCCAGCGTGTCTCCGACCTGGATCCCGGGGCGTTCATGGTGGTCTCCAATGTGCAGGAAGTGCGCGGACTTGGCTTTACGGGCTGGAAAAAGATCAAGGCCCAGGACATTCTGCTGGATGAATAA
- a CDS encoding MurR/RpiR family transcriptional regulator: MNLKTRIRAAVLTPAEAQIAGYILDHGEAVMEMKLQDFAAAVHVSRSTVIRLMHALGLSGWKELKVELGQWLRLCQDPGHSVDVNLPFSPEDDSGQIAARLARLYQDTLQEMLEVLDHDQLEAALRILEKADCTYVVTAYHNLSMAANFSDKLLSIGKRIQAATSVQTQDFLCCNARSRDAVVFISYSGTYHPLAELIDKAARQGAKLILITGSDDDRFHDRIHARLRLCGRESRLGRMAQFASDMEVHFLLDILYGSLLNRLQGTGQGDRMARGGQLIKSGVSDYKGTY; encoded by the coding sequence ATGAACCTGAAGACGAGGATCCGGGCGGCCGTACTGACACCGGCTGAAGCACAGATTGCCGGGTATATCCTGGACCATGGGGAAGCGGTCATGGAGATGAAACTGCAGGACTTCGCCGCTGCAGTGCATGTGTCCCGCTCCACGGTGATCCGGCTGATGCATGCCCTCGGTCTTTCCGGCTGGAAGGAACTGAAGGTGGAACTCGGGCAGTGGCTGCGGCTGTGTCAGGATCCCGGTCATTCGGTGGACGTGAATCTGCCGTTTTCGCCGGAGGATGACAGCGGACAGATCGCGGCCCGCCTTGCGCGGCTTTACCAGGATACCCTGCAGGAAATGCTGGAGGTTCTGGACCATGACCAGCTGGAGGCAGCGCTGCGTATCCTGGAAAAGGCAGACTGCACCTACGTGGTGACGGCGTATCACAACCTGTCCATGGCGGCCAATTTCAGCGACAAGCTGCTTTCCATCGGCAAACGGATCCAGGCAGCGACGTCCGTCCAGACCCAGGATTTCCTCTGCTGCAATGCCAGGAGCCGGGATGCGGTGGTGTTCATTTCCTATTCCGGCACCTACCACCCCCTGGCGGAGCTGATCGACAAAGCGGCGAGGCAGGGAGCGAAGCTGATCCTCATTACCGGGAGCGATGACGACCGGTTCCACGACCGCATCCATGCCCGGCTCAGACTGTGCGGCAGGGAATCCCGCCTGGGGCGTATGGCGCAGTTTGCCAGCGACATGGAGGTCCACTTTCTGCTGGACATTCTGTATGGTTCGCTGCTGAACCGCCTGCAGGGAACCGGGCAGGGTGACAGAATGGCACGGGGCGGGCAGCTGATTAAGTCGGGGGTTTCCGATTACAAAGGCACTTATTGA
- a CDS encoding 6-phospho-beta-glucosidase → MTVKQTDGVKIVTIGGGSSYTPELMEGLINRYDQVPVREIWLVDIEEGKEKLEIVGEMARRMWNASGHDVQVHLTLDRREALKDADFVTTQFRVGLLAARIKDERIPLSYGMAGQETNGAGGIFKALRTIPVILDIVEDMKELCPDAWLVNFTNPSGMVTEAVMKYGHWDKVAGLCNVPVIAMMSEPEAIGKTPEDLTYRFAGLNHFHWHRVWDETGREVTRDLIEAFDRLGRTPGTPANIFDVPFYREQLDLMDMIPCGYHRYYYRQQEMLEHMLEEAQSQAGTRAEQVKQTEDELFELYKDPNLDHKPEQLARRGGAHYSDAACETIASLYADKNTHIVLTTRNNGAIPDLPEDVAVEVSTLVGKDGPKVIPFGALPAGERGLLQVMKAMEQCVEEAAVTGNVGALLEAFTLNPLITAGETARQVMNELLVAHERYLPQFAPVIEQLKQDGVTVKDERVRRLMEEGQ, encoded by the coding sequence ATGACTGTGAAACAGACAGACGGCGTGAAAATCGTGACCATTGGCGGCGGCAGCTCCTATACCCCGGAGCTCATGGAAGGACTCATCAACCGGTATGATCAGGTGCCTGTCCGGGAAATCTGGCTGGTGGACATCGAGGAAGGAAAAGAGAAGCTGGAGATCGTGGGAGAAATGGCCAGGCGGATGTGGAACGCCTCGGGTCATGATGTGCAGGTGCATCTGACTCTTGACAGACGTGAAGCGCTGAAGGACGCGGATTTTGTCACCACGCAGTTCCGGGTGGGACTGCTTGCGGCCCGGATCAAGGACGAGCGGATCCCCCTTTCCTATGGCATGGCCGGTCAGGAGACCAATGGAGCCGGCGGGATCTTCAAGGCACTGCGCACGATTCCGGTGATCCTGGACATCGTGGAGGATATGAAGGAACTGTGTCCCGATGCATGGCTGGTGAACTTCACCAACCCCAGCGGCATGGTGACGGAAGCCGTCATGAAATACGGCCACTGGGACAAAGTGGCGGGTCTGTGCAATGTCCCGGTCATTGCGATGATGAGCGAACCGGAAGCCATTGGCAAAACCCCGGAGGATCTCACGTACCGCTTTGCGGGCCTGAACCACTTCCACTGGCATCGCGTCTGGGATGAGACGGGCAGAGAAGTGACCCGGGACCTGATCGAGGCCTTTGACCGCCTGGGCAGGACACCCGGCACCCCGGCCAACATCTTCGATGTGCCGTTTTACCGCGAACAGCTGGATCTCATGGACATGATCCCCTGCGGCTATCACCGGTATTACTACCGCCAGCAGGAAATGCTGGAGCACATGCTGGAAGAAGCCCAATCGCAGGCAGGCACCCGGGCGGAGCAGGTGAAGCAGACTGAGGACGAGCTGTTTGAACTGTACAAAGACCCGAACCTGGACCACAAGCCGGAGCAGCTGGCCAGGCGCGGAGGAGCGCATTATTCCGATGCAGCCTGTGAAACCATTGCCTCCCTGTATGCGGACAAGAACACCCACATTGTGCTGACCACCCGAAACAATGGTGCCATTCCCGACCTCCCGGAGGATGTGGCGGTGGAGGTATCCACCCTGGTGGGCAAAGACGGACCGAAGGTCATCCCCTTCGGGGCATTGCCGGCAGGAGAGCGCGGCCTGCTGCAGGTGATGAAAGCCATGGAGCAGTGTGTGGAAGAAGCCGCGGTGACCGGAAATGTCGGAGCGCTGCTGGAGGCCTTCACGCTGAATCCGCTGATTACGGCGGGAGAGACCGCCAGGCAGGTCATGAATGAGCTTCTTGTGGCCCATGAGCGGTATCTGCCGCAGTTTGCACCGGTGATTGAGCAGCTGAAACAGGACGGCGTGACGGTGAAGGACGAGCGCGTGCGCCGACTGATGGAAGAAGGACAGTGA
- a CDS encoding ABC transporter ATP-binding protein → MDMIELHHVTAGYSDKPVLHDITAAFQSGELTVIIGPNGSGKSTLAALCMGLVRPMEGKVRWNGRDLQSIPVKERAVTAGLLSQEHPVPSLSVRRLVMHGRFSQVPWPRTYADDDKVLADRALERAGIMDLADCSVAELSGGQRQKAYLAMLLNQDPEMMFFDEPATFLDLPSQKHLEMTMRSLAREGHGVIAVVHDLNTALKLADRILVMEKGQIRFGGTPEQLLASAIPQEIFGARIVPVMVEGSTEYIVKEASGHSGHSDRPQSGLSETPDVL, encoded by the coding sequence ATGGACATGATTGAGCTGCACCACGTGACAGCAGGGTATAGTGACAAACCGGTACTCCATGACATCACCGCCGCCTTCCAGTCGGGGGAACTCACGGTGATCATTGGCCCCAACGGCTCCGGCAAGTCCACCCTCGCCGCCTTGTGCATGGGACTGGTGAGGCCAATGGAGGGAAAGGTGCGGTGGAATGGCCGGGACCTGCAGTCGATTCCCGTGAAAGAGCGCGCTGTCACTGCCGGACTGCTGTCCCAGGAACACCCGGTTCCATCCCTGAGTGTACGGCGTCTGGTCATGCATGGGCGGTTTTCGCAGGTTCCCTGGCCGCGAACCTATGCCGATGATGACAAAGTCCTGGCCGACCGGGCTCTGGAGCGGGCGGGAATCATGGATCTGGCAGACTGCTCCGTTGCCGAACTGTCCGGCGGACAGCGGCAGAAAGCCTATCTGGCGATGCTGCTCAACCAGGACCCGGAGATGATGTTCTTCGATGAACCTGCCACCTTTCTGGACCTGCCCAGTCAGAAGCACCTGGAGATGACCATGCGGTCCCTTGCCAGGGAAGGCCATGGAGTCATTGCCGTGGTGCATGACCTGAATACGGCGCTGAAGCTGGCGGACCGGATCCTGGTGATGGAAAAAGGGCAGATCCGGTTTGGCGGCACGCCGGAGCAGCTGCTGGCATCAGCCATTCCGCAGGAGATCTTCGGTGCGCGGATCGTGCCGGTGATGGTGGAAGGCAGCACGGAATACATCGTGAAGGAAGCATCCGGCCATTCCGGCCATTCAGACAGGCCGCAGAGCGGTCTGTCTGAAACGCCGGACGTTCTTTGA
- a CDS encoding FecCD family ABC transporter permease codes for MESRQRRKTERRLWWQAGLLIMLMILALAIGSTSQLTLPVFLHVRLPRMLGCLLAGSGLAVAGMILQTVLANPLASPNILGIQSGAGLMTVLSAALFPAAFGLRMPASFLGAFLASLFVMLLAKKIRASRSTIVLAGLAVSQIFSACIDLILTLAPDSLTGYTDFRIGSLAGITLNRLLFPALCIVGAIVFTLLCARQLELMQLGQHDAQCAGLDVNRWMLGFLALASLLAGSVISFTGMIGFVGLIVPHMVRRLSPGPLMKQLVSCLLLGPAFLLLADLLARTVAAPYEIPAGILLTLAGGPYFLCLLLKGKGHGHD; via the coding sequence ATGGAGAGCCGGCAGCGAAGAAAGACTGAGCGCAGACTCTGGTGGCAGGCCGGACTGCTCATCATGCTCATGATCCTGGCCCTGGCCATCGGCTCCACATCGCAGCTGACCCTGCCTGTGTTCCTCCACGTCCGGCTCCCCCGCATGCTGGGATGCCTGCTCGCCGGCAGCGGTCTGGCAGTCGCAGGCATGATCCTGCAGACTGTCCTGGCCAACCCACTGGCAAGCCCCAACATCCTGGGCATTCAGTCCGGAGCCGGTCTCATGACAGTGCTTTCTGCCGCGCTGTTCCCCGCCGCATTCGGCCTGCGCATGCCCGCCTCCTTCCTGGGGGCGTTTCTGGCCTCGCTCTTCGTCATGCTGCTGGCGAAAAAGATCCGTGCAAGCCGGAGCACCATTGTTCTGGCAGGTCTGGCGGTTTCGCAGATCTTCTCGGCGTGCATTGACCTGATCCTGACTCTGGCACCGGATTCCCTGACCGGCTATACGGATTTCCGCATCGGCTCACTGGCCGGCATCACCCTCAACCGCCTCCTCTTCCCTGCCCTGTGCATCGTCGGCGCCATTGTCTTCACGCTGCTCTGCGCCCGGCAGCTGGAGCTCATGCAGCTCGGACAGCACGATGCCCAGTGCGCCGGACTGGATGTGAACCGCTGGATGCTGGGGTTCCTTGCCCTGGCCTCCCTGCTGGCCGGTTCGGTGATTTCCTTTACCGGCATGATCGGGTTTGTTGGTCTGATCGTTCCCCATATGGTCCGCCGTCTGTCCCCCGGCCCGCTGATGAAACAGCTGGTGTCCTGCCTGCTGCTGGGACCGGCGTTTCTCCTTCTGGCGGACCTTCTGGCAAGAACTGTGGCGGCTCCCTACGAGATTCCTGCCGGGATCCTGCTGACCCTCGCAGGCGGCCCTTACTTCCTGTGTCTGCTCTTGAAGGGAAAAGGACATGGACATGATTGA
- a CDS encoding ABC transporter substrate-binding protein, whose amino-acid sequence MKRKTILSTVLAAGLALTGCSRVSQEADKAAKEAENAVTEPAESISFTDDAGRTITLDKQPDRVAALIGSFADIWCSAGGSDTLVAAAGDAWTSFDLDLPDSVQDLGAVKSPNTEVLLATEPDFVLASLKTEADKELEPVLENQGIPVAYFEVSDFDDYLRMLDICTQLTGDDEAYQTCGLDQQAQIDADIRLAETKPARTVLYLRASSKSVKAKGSKGTVLGEMLASLHTVNVADSQESLLENLSMEGIMAADPEEIFIVYQGKSGDDTAARAQMESWLSDPAWQSLKAVQEDRVHVMDPSLYNLKPNARWAQAYDELTELLYGEPAAKKD is encoded by the coding sequence ATGAAACGCAAGACAATTCTTTCCACAGTTCTCGCAGCCGGACTGGCCCTGACCGGCTGCAGCCGGGTTTCGCAGGAGGCTGACAAGGCCGCAAAAGAGGCGGAAAATGCCGTCACAGAACCGGCAGAATCCATTTCCTTCACGGATGACGCCGGTCGGACCATCACTCTGGACAAACAGCCGGACCGCGTGGCGGCGCTCATTGGCAGTTTTGCGGATATCTGGTGCTCAGCCGGGGGATCTGACACGCTGGTGGCAGCGGCGGGCGACGCCTGGACATCATTTGACCTGGATCTGCCGGACTCCGTACAGGACCTGGGGGCGGTGAAATCCCCCAATACCGAGGTCCTGCTGGCGACTGAACCGGATTTCGTGCTGGCGAGCCTGAAAACCGAAGCCGACAAGGAGCTTGAGCCGGTGCTGGAGAACCAGGGGATCCCCGTGGCGTATTTCGAGGTCTCGGACTTCGATGACTACCTGCGGATGCTGGACATCTGCACGCAGCTGACGGGGGATGACGAAGCCTACCAGACCTGTGGACTGGACCAGCAGGCGCAGATCGACGCCGACATCCGACTGGCCGAAACGAAACCGGCCCGCACGGTACTGTACCTCCGGGCCAGTTCCAAATCCGTAAAAGCCAAGGGGTCGAAGGGGACCGTCCTGGGAGAAATGCTGGCATCGCTGCATACCGTCAATGTGGCGGACAGTCAGGAGTCCCTGCTGGAGAATCTCTCCATGGAAGGCATCATGGCGGCGGACCCCGAGGAGATCTTCATCGTGTACCAGGGAAAATCCGGGGATGACACCGCAGCCCGGGCACAGATGGAGAGCTGGCTCTCGGATCCCGCATGGCAGTCCCTGAAGGCTGTGCAGGAAGACCGCGTGCATGTCATGGATCCCTCTCTGTACAACCTGAAGCCCAATGCGCGCTGGGCACAGGCTTATGATGAACTCACGGAACTGCTGTATGGAGAGCCGGCAGCGAAGAAAGACTGA
- a CDS encoding DUF2871 domain-containing protein, whose product MKKMINTAFVYMILGLVAGVFYREFTKFMGFEGLTTLRAMHPHLLALGMGMFLILALFVRVLPALPSEKTFRWFYILYNAGLVVTVVLFAVRGIFQVNGTLLSAGASAAISGIAGIGHMLLGIGLFCLFIALKKAAGKAEA is encoded by the coding sequence ATGAAGAAAATGATCAATACTGCCTTTGTGTACATGATCCTGGGACTGGTTGCCGGGGTATTTTACCGTGAATTCACAAAGTTCATGGGATTTGAAGGACTTACCACCCTGCGCGCCATGCACCCGCATCTGCTGGCACTGGGCATGGGAATGTTTCTGATCCTGGCGCTGTTTGTCCGGGTGCTTCCTGCTTTGCCGTCTGAAAAGACTTTCCGCTGGTTCTATATTCTCTACAACGCCGGTCTTGTCGTGACGGTGGTCCTGTTTGCTGTCAGGGGCATATTCCAGGTCAATGGGACCTTGCTTTCCGCCGGGGCATCTGCCGCCATCTCCGGTATCGCCGGAATCGGCCACATGCTGCTGGGAATCGGCCTGTTCTGTCTGTTTATCGCACTGAAAAAAGCCGCGGGCAAAGCGGAAGCCTGA
- a CDS encoding nitrite/sulfite reductase, producing MDDKFAPLNPAVFRDTIPLFREKTEAFHAGELSKKDYKGFSGKYGSYAQRDGQHHMLRLRTTAGRLTKDKLNFLIRTLDEQKVPLVHFTTCQAVQLHDLVPEQVYSIMDNALDADIVCYGGGGDYPRNVMCSPLAGVDPREAFDVLPWAEATAQFLMHFIDGPKMPRKLKVAFSGSNANEPHATFRDLGFVAREDGTFDVYAAGGLGNVPRLGVKVAEHVNPRDIPYYVVAMINTFRKYGNYENRSKARTRFMVQTLGSEEAFAKAFAEELAAIQDQDLRFPDVADDASHKTGDGSVPRQSWQVFPQKQEGLYAVQWHAVGGKPDLDVLHKVNDAIQEIPAAELRLAPDQGAWIINLTGSEADRIMDIIADDAAQNAFDASEACIGASICQVGLRDSQQMLRDIREAVKDAGVDPWLPQLHISGCPSSCASHQAGVIGLRGGIKMVDKKPVPAFLLYVNGSDLLDNERLGTELGAVAISDIPTFFVMLGQTVKDTGLTWDQWVSPEKLTEFAADWVK from the coding sequence ATGGATGACAAATTCGCTCCGTTGAATCCCGCCGTGTTCCGGGACACGATTCCCCTCTTCAGGGAAAAAACTGAAGCGTTTCATGCCGGAGAGCTGTCCAAAAAGGACTACAAGGGTTTCTCCGGCAAATATGGCAGCTATGCCCAGCGTGACGGCCAGCACCACATGCTGCGGCTGCGGACCACAGCCGGCCGTCTGACGAAAGACAAGCTGAATTTTCTGATCCGCACCCTGGATGAACAGAAGGTGCCCCTGGTGCACTTCACCACCTGCCAGGCCGTGCAGCTGCATGACCTGGTGCCGGAACAGGTATATTCCATCATGGACAACGCCCTGGATGCGGACATTGTCTGCTATGGCGGCGGTGGAGACTATCCCCGCAACGTCATGTGTTCTCCCCTCGCCGGAGTGGACCCCCGGGAAGCCTTTGATGTGCTGCCCTGGGCAGAAGCCACGGCGCAGTTCCTCATGCACTTCATTGACGGACCGAAGATGCCCCGCAAACTCAAGGTCGCATTCTCCGGCAGCAATGCCAACGAACCCCACGCGACTTTCCGCGACCTGGGATTTGTGGCCCGTGAAGACGGGACCTTCGACGTCTATGCCGCCGGCGGGCTTGGCAATGTCCCCCGCCTCGGCGTGAAAGTGGCCGAACATGTAAATCCCCGTGACATTCCCTATTATGTCGTGGCCATGATCAATACCTTCCGCAAATACGGCAACTACGAAAACCGCTCCAAGGCGCGCACCCGGTTCATGGTTCAGACCCTGGGCAGCGAGGAAGCCTTCGCCAAAGCCTTTGCGGAAGAACTCGCAGCCATTCAGGACCAGGATCTGCGGTTCCCGGACGTGGCCGATGACGCCTCCCACAAAACCGGCGACGGATCGGTTCCCCGCCAGTCCTGGCAGGTGTTCCCCCAGAAACAGGAGGGTCTGTATGCCGTGCAGTGGCACGCTGTGGGCGGCAAGCCCGACCTGGATGTTCTGCACAAAGTCAACGACGCCATTCAGGAGATCCCTGCAGCCGAACTGCGTCTTGCACCGGACCAGGGCGCCTGGATCATCAACCTGACCGGCAGCGAAGCCGACCGGATCATGGACATCATTGCGGACGATGCGGCACAGAATGCCTTTGATGCCTCCGAGGCGTGCATCGGTGCATCCATCTGCCAGGTGGGTCTCCGGGATTCCCAGCAGATGCTGCGGGACATCCGCGAGGCTGTCAAGGATGCCGGTGTGGATCCCTGGCTGCCCCAGCTGCACATCTCCGGCTGTCCGTCTTCCTGCGCTTCTCACCAGGCGGGTGTGATCGGCCTGCGCGGCGGCATCAAGATGGTGGACAAAAAACCGGTGCCGGCTTTCCTGCTGTATGTCAACGGCTCGGATCTGCTGGACAACGAACGGCTCGGCACGGAGCTTGGGGCTGTGGCCATCAGCGACATCCCCACCTTCTTTGTGATGCTGGGTCAGACGGTGAAGGATACCGGACTGACCTGGGATCAGTGGGTGTCGCCGGAAAAACTGACGGAATTTGCCGCTGACTGGGTGAAGTAA